In one window of Cytophagaceae bacterium ABcell3 DNA:
- a CDS encoding oligosaccharide flippase family protein: protein MVLAINKFFRNIVLVVILNIIIKPVWLIMENVVQNEIGHEQFGLYAALFSFGLMFMVVADAGVNQYFTKELASKPNVLKTILPSVFSFKMAVCVIYPFFMVLAGFILGYQEKELKYLFVLSVIQSLLQVILFYRSQLQAFQAFALDSFASVLDKTLLIVIVLSMLTVSIDLDRFIMSRMAASVIALVVIAFIIYKKFGWTGVSFNAKGLKVLLKNSFPFAMIALLFSVHERVDLVMLERLSDEQSAGLYAASYRWVDACMMYLWAILPLFFARFSFYDQKSSQQQKIFNMGLIVSNIPVVFVCGFVFFYGEQLFWLFDKSTAGELDTMALGVRILFMAVFVQGFFAIGGTYLTSSGYVNHVNKIVLGSIVINIGLNLMLIDTYGALAAAISTVASTAFLSLGYIYYIRNKTPLNFSFKITGMLMVNAAVFLGVLYVLDKVIDLWYINVLLGGVVLLTMSYLTGLLKLSGLLEKKNAKRKVFADTDAKS from the coding sequence ATAGTTCTTGCTATCAATAAATTCTTTCGAAATATTGTCCTTGTGGTCATTCTGAACATTATAATCAAGCCTGTGTGGCTTATTATGGAGAATGTTGTTCAGAATGAGATAGGACACGAACAGTTTGGTTTATACGCTGCTTTATTTTCGTTTGGACTTATGTTTATGGTGGTGGCCGATGCAGGGGTGAACCAATATTTTACAAAAGAGCTGGCCTCTAAGCCTAATGTGCTCAAAACAATTCTACCTTCTGTGTTTAGTTTCAAAATGGCAGTCTGTGTTATATATCCCTTTTTTATGGTATTGGCCGGATTTATTCTGGGATATCAGGAAAAGGAGCTCAAATACCTTTTTGTTTTAAGTGTTATTCAGTCTCTTTTACAGGTTATTTTATTTTATCGGAGCCAGTTGCAGGCTTTTCAGGCCTTTGCATTAGACTCTTTTGCTTCTGTATTGGACAAAACATTGCTGATTGTAATTGTCCTTTCTATGCTTACAGTGAGTATAGACCTAGATCGCTTTATCATGTCCAGAATGGCAGCAAGCGTCATTGCCCTGGTTGTGATAGCATTCATCATCTATAAAAAATTTGGGTGGACTGGTGTGAGCTTTAATGCTAAAGGGTTAAAGGTGCTTTTGAAGAACAGCTTTCCTTTTGCTATGATTGCACTATTGTTCTCTGTTCATGAACGGGTAGATTTGGTTATGCTGGAAAGGCTTTCCGATGAGCAGTCTGCAGGTCTTTATGCCGCATCTTACCGATGGGTAGATGCTTGTATGATGTATTTATGGGCAATACTCCCCTTGTTTTTTGCACGGTTTTCTTTTTATGACCAAAAATCATCCCAGCAGCAAAAGATTTTTAACATGGGGCTTATTGTCTCTAACATTCCGGTTGTCTTTGTTTGTGGTTTTGTGTTTTTTTACGGAGAACAACTATTTTGGCTCTTTGATAAAAGTACAGCAGGTGAATTAGATACCATGGCGTTGGGAGTTAGGATTCTTTTTATGGCTGTTTTTGTCCAAGGTTTTTTTGCTATAGGGGGCACCTATCTTACTTCTTCAGGTTATGTAAATCATGTGAATAAGATCGTATTAGGGAGTATAGTTATTAATATTGGACTTAACCTGATGTTAATTGATACTTATGGCGCATTGGCAGCCGCTATAAGTACAGTGGCAAGTACTGCCTTCTTGTCTCTAGGTTATATCTATTATATAAGAAATAAAACACCATTAAACTTTTCATTCAAGATTACAGGTATGTTAATGGTGAATGCAGCAGTGTTTTTGGGTGTATTGTATGTGCTTGATAAAGTTATTGACCTTTGGTATATCAATGTTTTACTTGGTGGAGTTGTACTGTTAACCATGAGCTATTTGACAGGATTACTTAAACTGTCCGGTTTGCTTGAAAAGAAAAATGCAAAGAGAAAAGTTTTTGCTGACACAGATGCTAAATCATGA